In Oncorhynchus kisutch isolate 150728-3 linkage group LG5, Okis_V2, whole genome shotgun sequence, a genomic segment contains:
- the LOC109890259 gene encoding fibromodulin-like, translated as MRGVCVFLLVCIMALSVAMPDRQDPFLWLSALHGRGYNEGSLLADTTGGECPDECDCPPSFPIAMYCDGRGLTAMPTVPSRMKYLYLQHNEITALPDSALANTTNLVWVMLHHNALSTDKIGKRAFAKLQGLERLYLQHNNLTGVPPNLPRSLRDLRLNNNNINKITPEALEGMDNLTILYLHDNALTEMGTSLRGLNSLTLLDIGGNKLKKVPDSLPEHIHQLYLESNAISVVPEGFLSKFSQLQYIRMGHNQLTDKGIPPNTFNVTGLVELDLSFNQLERIPPVSQTLEHLYLQANHIKEFTLGSFCSVVDVINFSKLRTVRLDGNEISTADVPSDSVLCLRMANTIEV; from the exons ATGCGCGGTGTGTGCGTGTTCCTTTTGGTATGCATCATGGCGCTATCCGTTGCCATGCCAGACAGGCAGGACCCGTTTCTCTGGCTGTCCGCCCTGCATGGTCGCGGTTACAACGAGGGATCCCTATTGGCCGACACCACCGGGGGGGAGTGTCCTGATGAGTGTGACTGCCCGCCCTCCTTTCCCATCGCTATGTACTGTGACGGACGGGGGCTGACAGCCATGCCCACCGTGCCCTCCAGGATGAAGTACCTGTACCTGCAGCACAACGAGATCACCGCCCTGCCAGACTCCGCCCTGGCTAACACTACTAACCTAGTCTGGGTCATGTTGCATCACAACGCGCTGTCTACAGACAAAATCGGCAAGAGG GCGTTTGCCAAGCTGCAAGGGTTGGAGCGTCTGTACCTACAACATAACAACCTGACTGGTGTTCCCCCCAACCTGCCACGCTCACTACGAGACCTcagactcaacaacaacaacatcaacaag ATTACACCAGAGGCCCTGGAGGGCATGGACAACCTGACCATCCTGTATCTCCATGACAACGCTCTGACGGAGATGGGCACATCTCTTAGGGGGTTGAACTCACTCACACTCCTCGACATCGGCGGCAACAAGCTGAAAAAG GTTCCAGACAGCCTCCCAGAGCACATCCACCAGCTGTACCTGGAGTCTAATGCCATCAGCGTTGTCCCAGAGGGATTCCTCAGTAAGTTCTCCCAGCTGCAATACATTCGCATGGGCCACAACCAGCTGACGGACAAGGGCATCCCCCCCAACACCTTCAACGTGACTGGCCTGGTGGAGCTGGACCTCAGCTTTAACCAGCTGGAGAGGATCCCCCCCGTCAGCCAGACGCTAGAGCACCTCTACCTACAGGCCAACCACATCAAAG aGTTTACCCTGGGTAGTTTCTGTAGTGTCGTGGACGTGATTAACTTCTCCAAACTGAGGACGGTGCGTCTGGATGGGAATGAGATCAGCACCGCGGATGTCCCCTCCGACTCAGTCCTTTGTCTGCGCATGGCCAACACCATCGAGGTGTAA